One Spinacia oleracea cultivar Varoflay chromosome 4, BTI_SOV_V1, whole genome shotgun sequence DNA segment encodes these proteins:
- the LOC110805661 gene encoding glycolate oxidase isoform X1, with the protein MEITNVNEYEAIAKQKLPKMVYDYYASGAEDQWTLAENRNAFSRILFRPRILIDVTNIDMTTTILGFKISMPIMIAPTAMQKMAHPEGEYATARAASAAGTIMTLSSWATSSVEEVASTGPGIRFFQLYVYKDRNVVAQLVRRAERAGFKAIALTVDTPRLGRREADIKNRFVLPPFLTLKNFEGIDLGKMDKANDSGLSSYVAGQIDRSLSWKDVAWLQTITSLPILVKGVITAEDARLAVQHGAAGIIVSNHGARQLDYVPATIMALEEVVKAAQGRIPVFLDGGVRRGTDVFKALALGAAGVFIGRPVVFSLAAEGEAGVKKVLQMMRDEFELTMALSGCRSLKEISRSHIAADWDGPSSRAVARL; encoded by the exons ATGGAGATCACAAATGTGAACGAGTATGAGGCCATTGCAAAGCAGAAATTGCCAAAGATGGTGTATGACTACTATGCATCTGGTGCAGAAGACCAGTGGACTCTTGCTGAGAACAGAAATGCTTTCTCCAGGATCCT GTTTCGCCCACGTATCCTTATTGATGTAACCAACATCGACATGACTACAACTATCTTGGGATTCAAGATCTCAATGCCTATCATGATAGCCCCAACTGCCATGCAAAAGATGGCACACCCTGAAG GGGAGTATGCGACTGCCAGAGCAGCATCAGCAGCTGGAACTATCATG ACACTGTCCTCATGGGCTACATCAAGTGTGGAAGAGGTTGCTTCAACAGGACCAGGCATCCGATTTTTCCAGCTCTAT GTATACAAGGACAGGAATGTAGTTGCTCAACTTGTGAGAAGAGCTGAGAGGGCTGGGTTCAAGGCTATTGCCCTTACTGTTGACACACCCCGATTGGGACGTAGAGAAGCTGATATCAAGAACAG GTTTGTTTTACCACCTTTTCTAACATTGAAGAACTTTGAGGGTATTGACCTGGGCAAGATGGACAAA GCAAATGACTCTGGCCTTTCCTCATATGTCGCTGGTCAGATTGATCGATCCCTGAGCTGGAAG GATGTTGCGTGGCTTCAGACAATCACCAGCCTCCCCATCCTTGTGAAGGGTGTAATTACAGCTGAGGATG CAAGACTGGCCGTTCAACATGGGGCAGCTGGAATTATTGTATCCAACCATGGAGCTCGCCAACTTGATTATGTTCCTGCTACTATAATGGCTCTTGAAGAG GTTGTCAAAGCAGCACAAGGTCGCATTCCTGTTTTCTTGGATGGTGGTGTTCGTCGTGGAACTGACGTTTTCAAAGCATTGGCATTGGGTGCAGCTGGAGTATTT ATTGGAAGGCCCGTGGTGTTTTCCCTGGCTGCAGAAGGAGAGGCTGGTGTTAAGAAAGTCCTTCAGATGATGCGCGATGAGTTTGAGCTGACAATGGCATTGAGTGGTTGTCGTTCCCTCAAAGAAATCTCGCGCAGCCACATTGCTGCTGACTGGGACGGCCCTAGTTCTCGTGCTGTTGCCAGATTATAA
- the LOC110805661 gene encoding glycolate oxidase isoform X2, which produces MRPLQSRNCQRWCMTTMHLVQKTSGLLLRTEMLSPGSCKFRPRILIDVTNIDMTTTILGFKISMPIMIAPTAMQKMAHPEGEYATARAASAAGTIMTLSSWATSSVEEVASTGPGIRFFQLYVYKDRNVVAQLVRRAERAGFKAIALTVDTPRLGRREADIKNRFVLPPFLTLKNFEGIDLGKMDKANDSGLSSYVAGQIDRSLSWKDVAWLQTITSLPILVKGVITAEDARLAVQHGAAGIIVSNHGARQLDYVPATIMALEEVVKAAQGRIPVFLDGGVRRGTDVFKALALGAAGVFIGRPVVFSLAAEGEAGVKKVLQMMRDEFELTMALSGCRSLKEISRSHIAADWDGPSSRAVARL; this is translated from the exons ATGAGGCCATTGCAAAGCAGAAATTGCCAAAGATGGTGTATGACTACTATGCATCTGGTGCAGAAGACCAGTGGACTCTTGCTGAGAACAGAAATGCTTTCTCCAGGATCCTGTAA GTTTCGCCCACGTATCCTTATTGATGTAACCAACATCGACATGACTACAACTATCTTGGGATTCAAGATCTCAATGCCTATCATGATAGCCCCAACTGCCATGCAAAAGATGGCACACCCTGAAG GGGAGTATGCGACTGCCAGAGCAGCATCAGCAGCTGGAACTATCATG ACACTGTCCTCATGGGCTACATCAAGTGTGGAAGAGGTTGCTTCAACAGGACCAGGCATCCGATTTTTCCAGCTCTAT GTATACAAGGACAGGAATGTAGTTGCTCAACTTGTGAGAAGAGCTGAGAGGGCTGGGTTCAAGGCTATTGCCCTTACTGTTGACACACCCCGATTGGGACGTAGAGAAGCTGATATCAAGAACAG GTTTGTTTTACCACCTTTTCTAACATTGAAGAACTTTGAGGGTATTGACCTGGGCAAGATGGACAAA GCAAATGACTCTGGCCTTTCCTCATATGTCGCTGGTCAGATTGATCGATCCCTGAGCTGGAAG GATGTTGCGTGGCTTCAGACAATCACCAGCCTCCCCATCCTTGTGAAGGGTGTAATTACAGCTGAGGATG CAAGACTGGCCGTTCAACATGGGGCAGCTGGAATTATTGTATCCAACCATGGAGCTCGCCAACTTGATTATGTTCCTGCTACTATAATGGCTCTTGAAGAG GTTGTCAAAGCAGCACAAGGTCGCATTCCTGTTTTCTTGGATGGTGGTGTTCGTCGTGGAACTGACGTTTTCAAAGCATTGGCATTGGGTGCAGCTGGAGTATTT ATTGGAAGGCCCGTGGTGTTTTCCCTGGCTGCAGAAGGAGAGGCTGGTGTTAAGAAAGTCCTTCAGATGATGCGCGATGAGTTTGAGCTGACAATGGCATTGAGTGGTTGTCGTTCCCTCAAAGAAATCTCGCGCAGCCACATTGCTGCTGACTGGGACGGCCCTAGTTCTCGTGCTGTTGCCAGATTATAA
- the LOC110805646 gene encoding probable sugar phosphate/phosphate translocator At3g14410 — protein MADRSIKQGTLTYIYLLIYIALSSGQIFFNKWVLSSKEINFPYPLGLTLLHMVFSSVLCFVLTKVLKILKVEEGMTMEVYTTSVIPIGAMFAMTLWLGNTAYLYISVAFAQMLKAIMPVAVFILGVAAGLEVMSCRMLLIMSVISLGVVVASYGEISINWIGVVYQMGGVVGEALRLIFMEIFVKRKGLKLNPISMMYYVSPCSALCLFIPWIFLEKPKMDANGLWNFPPLVLIFNCLCTFALNLSVFLVISHTSALTIRVAGVVKDWVVVLLSALIFADTKLTLINLFGYGIAIAGVAAYNNHKLKKEASQGSSKQVQCEESIPMVSSSSNK, from the exons ATGGCGGATCGATCGATCAAACAAGGAACTCTGACTTACATCTACCTTCTCATTTACATCGCGCTTTCTAGTGGTCAGATCTTCTTCAACAAG TGGGTTTTGTCATCAAAGGAAATAAACTTCCCATACCCTCTTGGATTGACTCTTCTTCATATGGTCTTCTCCTCCGTTTTATGCTTTGTGCTCACGAAGGTTCTAAAG ATTCTGAAAGTTGAAGAAGGGATGACCATGGAAGT ATATACCACATCAGTCATTCCGATTGGTGCCATGTTCGCAATGACCCTTTGGTTGGGAAATACAGCATACCTGTATATTTCCGTTGCATTTGCACAAATGCTGAAGGCCATTA TGCCAGTAGCCGTTTTCATTCTTGGAGTGGCAGCAGGGCTTGAGGTCATGAGCTGCAGAATGCTTTTGATTATGTCAGTCATAAGCCTCGGTGTTGTAGTTGCCTCTTATGGTGAAATAAGTATCAACTGGATTGGTGTGGTTTACCAAATGGGAGGTGTAGTTGGAGAGGCCCTGAGGCTCATATTTATGGAGATATTTGTTAAAAGAAAGGGTTTGAAGCTGAATCCTATATCTATGATGTACTATGTCAGTCCCTGCAG TGCTCTTTGTCTATTCATTCCATGGATATTTCTGGAGAAACCAAAGATGGATGCAAATGGGTTGTGGAACTTTCCACCGCTTGTGCTCATATTCAACTGCCTTTGTACATTTGCCCTCAACCTCTCAGTCTTTCTTGTCATCTCGCATACTAGTGCTCTCACCATTCGAGTTGCTGGAGTGGTGAAGGATTGGGTTGTTGTGTTACTCTCTGCCCTGATTTTTGCTGATACGAAATTGACACTCATCAATTTGTTTGGCTATGGAATTG CCATTGCTGGTGTAGCGGCGTATAACAATCATAAACTGAAAAAAGAAGCATCACAAGGAAGTTCGAAACAGGTGCAATGCGAGGAATCAATACCGATGGTCTCTTCATCCTCTAACAAATAG